One Algibacter sp. L3A6 genomic region harbors:
- a CDS encoding glyceraldehyde-3-phosphate dehydrogenase: MSFNKTYEKELAFQADRRRATVEFIKIISDLWYDKSIELVLFRNQLIDRNVSQILNLHEYAGKFVQKPISVFDSVEIAQAIKTLDVPPAKLDIGKLTFEFQSEDNKYNNATAFVASKLKDAHKNGSIDPKNVILYGFGRIGRLVARELMAKTGQGNQMRLRAIVTRGTIDAQILEKRAALLRNDSVHGDFSGTVSIDVKNEALIINGTTVKIISANNPEDIDYTEFGIDNALVIDNTGAFRDKEALSRHLKSKGIDKVLLTAPGKGIPNIVYGVNHKENNPDKHAIFSAASCTTNAITPILKVMEDSFGIKSGHLETIQAYTNDQNLVDNFHGKYRRGRAAALNMVITETGAGTAVSKALPSLEGKLTSNAIRVPVPNGSLAILNLELEKETSLQAVNTILKKYALEGDLVEQIKYELSDELVSSDIVGCSAPSIYDSKATIVRKDGKNILLYIWYDNEYGYSHQVIRLAKYISKVRRFTYY; the protein is encoded by the coding sequence ATGTCCTTTAACAAAACTTATGAAAAGGAATTAGCATTTCAGGCCGACAGACGTCGAGCTACTGTAGAATTCATTAAAATTATTAGTGATCTCTGGTACGATAAATCTATAGAACTGGTTCTTTTTAGAAACCAACTTATAGACCGTAATGTGAGTCAGATTTTAAATCTTCATGAATATGCTGGTAAATTTGTACAAAAGCCAATTTCCGTTTTCGACTCGGTAGAAATTGCGCAAGCCATTAAAACGCTCGATGTGCCACCAGCAAAACTGGACATTGGTAAACTAACTTTCGAGTTTCAATCAGAAGACAACAAGTATAATAACGCCACAGCATTTGTTGCTTCAAAATTGAAAGACGCTCATAAAAACGGAAGTATTGATCCCAAAAACGTGATACTTTATGGTTTTGGTAGAATTGGCCGTTTGGTAGCCCGAGAACTTATGGCCAAAACAGGCCAAGGGAACCAAATGCGTTTACGTGCTATTGTAACCCGCGGAACTATTGATGCACAAATTTTAGAAAAACGTGCTGCGCTTTTACGTAATGATTCTGTACATGGAGATTTTTCTGGAACCGTTTCTATTGATGTTAAAAACGAAGCTTTAATTATTAATGGCACTACTGTAAAAATCATTTCAGCTAATAACCCGGAAGATATTGACTATACCGAATTTGGTATAGACAACGCTTTAGTTATTGATAACACCGGTGCTTTTAGAGACAAAGAAGCTTTAAGCAGACATTTAAAATCTAAAGGTATCGATAAAGTATTGCTTACTGCACCAGGAAAGGGAATACCAAATATTGTATACGGTGTAAACCATAAAGAGAATAACCCAGACAAGCATGCTATTTTCTCAGCCGCATCGTGCACAACCAATGCCATTACGCCTATTTTAAAAGTTATGGAAGATTCTTTTGGTATAAAAAGTGGCCACTTAGAAACCATTCAGGCCTATACAAACGATCAAAATTTAGTCGATAATTTCCACGGAAAATACCGTCGTGGTCGTGCAGCCGCATTAAATATGGTAATTACAGAAACTGGTGCTGGCACTGCAGTTTCTAAAGCTTTACCAAGTTTAGAAGGCAAGCTAACATCGAACGCCATCCGTGTGCCTGTACCTAACGGATCTTTGGCCATTTTAAATTTAGAACTTGAAAAAGAAACATCGCTTCAGGCTGTAAATACTATTTTAAAGAAATATGCTTTGGAAGGTGATTTAGTTGAACAAATAAAATATGAGTTAAGTGATGAGTTAGTATCTAGTGATATTGTGGGTTGTTCTGCCCCTTCTATTTACGATAGTAAAGCCACTATTGTTAGAAAAGACGGCAAAAACATCCTGCTTTATATATGGTATGATAATGAATATGGCTATAGCCATCAAGTTATTAGGTTGGCTAAATATATTTCTAAAGTTAGAAGGTTTACCTATTATTAG
- the trmD gene encoding tRNA (guanosine(37)-N1)-methyltransferase TrmD — protein sequence MRIDIITVLPELLKSPFEASILKRAIEADLVEVHFHNLRDYTTDNYKSIDDTQFGGGAGMVMMVEPIDKCISALKEQREYDEVIYMTPDGETLKQGIANHLSMHENIIILCGHYKGVDQRVRDQFITREISIGDYVLSGGELGAAVLCDAIIRLIPGVLGNETSALTDSFQDNLLAPPIYTKPREYKGWKVPELLFSGNFPKIEKWREEQAYERTKKLRPDLLDE from the coding sequence ATGCGTATAGATATTATTACCGTTTTACCAGAATTATTAAAAAGTCCGTTTGAAGCTTCTATTCTAAAACGTGCCATTGAAGCCGATTTAGTAGAAGTTCATTTTCATAATTTACGCGATTACACTACCGATAACTATAAATCTATCGATGATACTCAGTTTGGTGGTGGTGCAGGTATGGTAATGATGGTAGAACCTATTGATAAATGTATTTCTGCATTAAAAGAACAACGTGAATACGACGAGGTGATTTACATGACACCCGATGGTGAAACCTTAAAGCAAGGTATTGCTAACCATTTATCGATGCATGAAAATATTATTATTCTGTGCGGACATTATAAAGGTGTAGATCAACGTGTCCGTGATCAATTTATTACACGCGAAATTTCTATTGGAGATTATGTGCTTTCTGGAGGAGAACTTGGAGCAGCTGTACTTTGTGACGCAATAATTAGATTAATACCAGGGGTTTTGGGTAATGAAACTTCTGCCCTAACTGATTCTTTTCAAGATAATTTATTAGCGCCTCCTATTTATACAAAACCTAGAGAATATAAAGGATGGAAAGTTCCTGAATTACTATTTAGTGGCAATTTCCCTAAAATTGAAAAATGGAGAGAAGAGCAAGCTTACGAACGTACTAAAAAATTGAGACCCGATTTATTGGATGAATAA
- a CDS encoding tRNA-uridine aminocarboxypropyltransferase: MQSEITNPRITCYKCMRPSSTCICEHISPLMTKTRFIILMHPKEYKKEKSGTGHITNLQLENSEIIVGVDFTNNKRVNDILAKENSSSFLLYPGKDNFNLSIRESLEINSFMGNNANLFLIDGTWPCARKMLKLSRNLQKLKRVSFDNTIKSKFIIKQQPESLCLSTIESVYTVLNLLKNGDLEECDTKYFLVPFEKMIEHQLEYMLNPNNKNYYSTANKAITPKTMYKKNTERNIIFEQE, encoded by the coding sequence TTGCAATCAGAAATAACAAACCCAAGAATAACATGTTACAAGTGCATGAGACCTTCAAGTACATGTATTTGCGAGCACATTAGTCCTTTAATGACTAAAACTCGTTTTATTATTCTTATGCATCCTAAGGAATACAAAAAGGAAAAAAGTGGAACGGGGCATATAACGAATCTTCAACTTGAAAATTCAGAAATTATAGTTGGTGTTGATTTCACCAATAATAAGCGTGTAAACGACATACTGGCTAAAGAAAACAGTTCTTCTTTTTTACTTTACCCAGGGAAAGATAATTTCAACTTATCGATAAGAGAAAGTTTAGAAATAAATTCTTTTATGGGCAATAATGCAAACCTATTTCTTATTGACGGCACCTGGCCTTGCGCTCGTAAAATGCTTAAACTAAGCAGGAACTTGCAGAAATTAAAAAGAGTGAGTTTTGATAATACAATAAAATCAAAATTTATTATCAAGCAACAACCAGAATCTCTTTGCCTTAGTACTATTGAGTCGGTTTACACGGTATTAAATTTACTTAAGAATGGTGATTTAGAAGAATGCGACACAAAGTACTTTCTTGTTCCTTTTGAAAAAATGATTGAGCATCAACTGGAATATATGCTAAATCCAAATAATAAAAACTATTACTCTACTGCGAATAAAGCGATTACTCCTAAAACGATGTATAAGAAGAATACGGAAAGGAATATTATTTTTGAACAAGAATAG
- the rplS gene encoding 50S ribosomal protein L19, with the protein MESLVKFVQDEFVTKKDFPEFGAGDTITVFYEIKEGTKTRTQFFRGVVIQRRGSGSSETFTIRKMSGTIGVERIFPVNLPALQKIEVNKRGKVRRARIYYFRGLTGKKARITERRR; encoded by the coding sequence ATGGAATCTTTAGTAAAATTTGTTCAAGACGAGTTTGTAACAAAAAAAGATTTTCCGGAGTTTGGAGCTGGAGACACAATTACTGTATTCTACGAAATTAAAGAGGGTACTAAAACACGTACACAGTTCTTTAGAGGAGTAGTAATTCAAAGAAGAGGATCAGGTTCTTCTGAAACTTTTACAATTAGAAAAATGTCTGGTACTATTGGGGTAGAACGTATTTTCCCTGTTAATTTACCTGCATTACAAAAGATAGAAGTTAACAAACGTGGTAAAGTACGTAGAGCTAGAATCTACTACTTCAGAGGTTTAACTGGTAAGAAAGCTAGAATTACTGAACGTAGACGTTAA